The Culex quinquefasciatus strain JHB chromosome 2, VPISU_Cqui_1.0_pri_paternal, whole genome shotgun sequence genome contains the following window.
AGGCGGACAACTTGATGATTTCGCTGACCATGCTCGGAAGTGAAACCACGGAAGTTCGCAACGAGAACGCCAAACTGGTCAAGAATTTGGCCAAACTGCAAGAGGAGAACGAAGCCACCAAGACGAACATGCAGAGCTTGCTGAACATCACAACGGATCACTTCTCGGCTATCATGCAGCAACTGCAGATGGAAAGCGAAGGTCTGCAGAACAGCCTGCAGGAATCGCTGGAGAAACTGCAAACCGATAACATGGATCTGCAGAACGCCAACGAAGGACTCGGTAAAACCATCCTCCAACTCCAAACTGAAAACAAAGAATCCCAAAACAACCTGCACATGCTACTGAACGTAACGACGGAGAACTTCTCCGTAGCATTCCAGCAACTGCACGAAGAGAACGAAGGCCTCGAGAAGTCGCTAGCCATCCTGCAAGATCAAAACCTCGACCTAAAGCGGTGGAACGAAAACCTGGAAAAGTCCGTTAAGCAACTCCAGCGCGAAAACGAAGCCATGCGGAACTCGATGCAGCAACTCCAAATGCAAACGGCACAACAGATGACCAAAACGGCAACACAGTCCAACAACCAAGCCGCACTCCTAACCGACAAGCTCGTCGACCAGCTTAGGAAAGAAAACGCCGCACTGGAAGCGAAACTAAAGCAAAGCAACGAGAAGTCAGCGGAGGAGATTGCCCAGCTGCACAAGCGCATGGACGAGTTCCTGAAGGCGAACATGGTTGCTGGGATTGCTGCGAGCATGATGGACGGAGGGATGAACGCGATGATGAACTCGGTGGCGATGAACGCCGCGGCGAGTCCGGAGATGAGCGTCAAGGAGGTGGATTCTGCGGCGAAGACGGTTGAGGAAAGTTCGACCAAGGGCGTGAGCGTCGAGGCTGGAACAGAAGCAGCGCAAACGGGGGAAACGGCGGAGAAGAAGGCGTAGCTGAGAATGAGTCTGTTTGGTTAGAGTAATTTTAGGTGGTAAATAtagaattaatttaaataaaatgttggttgttttttttatttctgtaataTCACATCGTCATGAgtcatgttttgaaattgaaatacttgtgtgtgtgtgtgtgtgtgtgtgtgtgtttgggtcATACAACTACATCATGACATACATTTCAAGAGCAAGATTTTAACTTATGCATCCAAGCGTCTAGATTCTGaaatataagtttttgaattcgttGAATTGATAGCGCCAAAATGTAGGCAACCAGTACAAGTTTTTCGTTTTGCCTACCATAATAGGGGGAAGCAGGCTACAAACAGAAAAGGCGAATTCGTTGTTATGACAtaatgttattttgattttttcacaaatcgagaaaataaaaaaaaattgatttttaattcgattaatttcaaatataaatcTTCCAAATTAAGCTGGAAGCAATTCTCcgcgaaaaccggaaatttgtaaatatttgtaTCAGTGgaatgaataattcattaaactaaattgaattatttttcgaTCGATAGGTGATAGGTTGCCTATGatctttgatgaaatattgttttttgaataaatcaaattacgaacattttttttattttggcattttgaaacatttagagGTCGTGCTCCAATTCGGATAaaattttcagcgtttgtttgtctatagaTGAgatgaaacgaaactatttatttttttattttttgatatgttttagaggacatcaaatgccaacttttcagaaatttccagaatgggcaaaaaatctttgaccgagttataactttttgaatcaatacagatttttcaaaaaatcgaaatattggtcgcaaaaatatttcaactgcatttttcgatgtaaaatcgaatttgcaatcaaaaagtactatagtaaacttttgataaagtgcaccgtttccaagttataaccatttttaggtaacttttttgaaaatagtcgcagtttttcatattttaaaaacagtgcccatgtttgcccactattgaaaaacatatttttgaaaagctgagaaaattctctaaattttgctttttcggactttgttgatacgacccttagttgctgagatatagccatgcaaaggataaaaaacagaaaaattgatgttttctaagtctcacccaaacaacccaccattttcttatgtcgatatctcagcaactataggtccgatttacaatgttaaaacatgaaacattcgcaaaattttccgatcttttcgaaaaaaatattttcaaaaatttaatattgaatgtttggcccgattgaaatgttagtctagatttaaattatttcgaatttttttttcgaaaagaccggaaaatttcacgaatgttttatgttttgacattgtaaatcggacctatagttgctgagatatcgacattagaaaatggtaggttgtttgggtgagacttagaaaacatcaattttcctgttttttaacctttgcatggcaatatctcagcaaccatgggtcgtatcaacaaagtccggaaaagcatagagaattttctcagcttttcaaaaatattttgttcaatggtgggcaagcatgggcactatttttaaaaaatgaaaaactgcgactattttcaaaaaagttacctaaaaatggttataacttggaaacggtgcactttatcaaaaatttactaacgtactttttgattgcaaattcgatttcacatcgaaaaatgaagttgaaaaatttttgcaaccaatatttcgatttttgaaaaaatctgtattgattcaaaaaatcataactcggtaaaagattttttgcccattctggaaatttctgaaaagttggcatttgatgtcctctaaaacatatcaaaaaataataaaataaaaaaagtgtttttttgcaaatcaagttttagtgacaaaaagttaaataaaaaatccccaaattttttttaccgtgtatcattttttttttcagtgtagtccatatccatacctacaactttgccaaagacaccaaatcgatcaaaaaattccttcaaaagatacagatttttgaattttcacatatcatttttgtatgaacagctgccaaatttgtatggaaaattatatggacaaactaatgatgcaaaatggcttctttgagcataccgaaggcaccaaaaaagtttcagccggattaaaaaatacaaaaattaaaattaaagaaaaaagaccgattccgtagagaactgctcagcccttcaaaatgtgacaTAAACATCCGAGATTGGTTGGACTGTTTCTCATAGCTTtcgcaaattactgttaaaaattatttttttttaaaaccataaTATCTTTTTGCTACAGCCTCCAACATCTATTTTTCCATAGGCCAAAAGTTAGGTGATTTCATGGAATATATCGCagttttttgatagttttaagatttttctataacaaacattttacaacgttagtttttgctctgtatGCCAACAAGACGAcaatttttggtctcaattttgacatattcgaaaTTCGTCAATCGGGGCACCGACCACCGACctcactatttttttgaaaaaaaaaaaataaaaagcaaaatcaagtttgcctgaaatatttttttaaacaatatttctgcaaaaaaatctaatttggtGGCAAGCTGTTGTCCATTCTTTTTTGTGCttcaaaacatgttaaaaaattcgaaaatataaaattaagtaGAATCTATCTTAAGAATTCATCTATTAGTGTTGGTAAATTAGATcaaaaatgagttatttttttagagggtaactatttttttaaccaatacatacaactttgctgaagtaTCGGAAATTTCCAAAACTCTGCTCATGCCTGTTCCAATCCTGGacatttgttttaagtttttttttcatacatgtaATGAAGTATTGCACCCATTGTCCATGTATTATATTAAAATAAAGCTTTTTTCAATTAGCGTTCAAAAAATTGCGatgaaaattgttaattttatataaaataaaaagtataaCAAATCTTCTgaacatgctcaaaatgattctaatagcagaggaatgcatttttaatatttttttcagcagattgcacttaaatttccattaaaattttgaaattccttGAACTAATTTTTTTGCCGTctgatttttcaaccaattttgatggagaggggggaggggggctaCAATCTTATATTAGTCAAAAATAGCATACAGGACGCTTGATTTTATCATCACAAAAACCTTAAATTTTATTATCAATAAATGGATCAATAACgaaatgaaaacttaaatttttgatcaatttagcGTAATCAATTAAACATAttatattacaaatatttttaacacaATTCAATCTACTGCACGGATCATCATTCTAGACTTCCTCAGACTATATCCGTTAGGTCTAAAAGTTCTCCAATCCATTCCTGCACGATCGAAGCCTTGCATGTACTTTCCGTTCAAGTTGctggaaataattttaattatgtttCGTTCACAAATTTAACATTAGCATCGAAGCTATCAAATTTTTGGTAGTTTATGTACAGTGCCATCTAACAccgatttttcaaacatttcttccTGCCAAAAATCAAcgttgattttaaaataattcatttttgtgTGATGTTTTAGATTGGATTTCGATCaacaatttagaacaaaaatgaaGTTAGTCCCATTTATCAGTCATTTTTTGACAAGTTGAAATGTGTCCAAAAGTCGTGTTGCCAAAACCGGGATGGCACTGTATTTAAAAGCTTCTACTTGCCTGCGATGACACAGTCTGTACCACCATGCACCATACCAACCAATGGCACAATTGCCATCCGGAGAAAGATCGTTATTGTTATCGAATGTAGAGAATTTCATACCCAGGTGATACTCCATGAGTGAATCCCCAGCACTGCCACTAAAGTTGCCCAAGCTTCTAAGCATGTATTTTTCCTTAGGTCCTGCCACCAGAAAGTCACTGTACCGTGCCACCGCTTGAACCCCTTCCCAATCCTCCAAAAGCACGAGCAACTCGTACCGTCTCGAATAGGTCAGCTCGTGGATCTTGCTCAAACCTAACCAAAATTCACCGTTCAGGTTGCCGAATCCACGCTCGTAATCGTTCCAATCACGATAGAAATGCACCGATCCATTGAAACGATTCTGGATCACGATCCAGCCACCGCCCTCGTACTCCTGGTCACAAAACACCCCGAATGGTTCACTGAATCCCGGTTGAGGGTGGGTCAGTTGGATGCCGGAGTTTTGCTGAGTTGATTGAGAGCATGTTTGGGGAAGATTAAAGTTTAGATTTCTCGCGGAAACATCAGATTGGTTAGGGCTGAAAAGaggatgaaatttgttttatttttttatcttgtttATTTGAATAAAGATTTACCTTTCAGCTGAAAATGTACTAGTAAACTGCCAAATAGCAAAGTAAAACAAAACTTGCAGCGATTTGCCTTCTCTCATGATGGAAATGCACCTACTTCTTCGTGGCCGAGCTGGGTTGCCTTTTATATTGCAGTATTAAAACGGGGAACGGTGATCTTGAACAAGATTCTCTAATCTACACATTGTTGTGTTTTCTCTTTAAAGACCAAGAGTGCAGGTTCCTTTTGTGGATTTGAATTATAGCACAAACAACGTTAAGTACAGGCTCAACACGTTTCCTCGAATTTGACCCATTTTATAAGATCAACCTTTATACAACTAATACTTTCTTGCAAATATTGTCATAGTGAATGAATGCAGATAATGGAATGGGATAATTACCCGCCAACTGACACAGCAGTTgtcccctcttcgatttgcgtgaaactttgttcaaaggggtaattttggtttaTGATCACGAATCCGGGGTCCAGAGGTCCAGAGGGGCAGAGATTTTAGTGTGATTGataatttgtttgaaatataATCATCAACAATtcttaaaagataaaaaaaatcctaggggaacagcatctaactccGTCTTGTctgtaatgttgccatatcggcactttgacgttcactaataaaatgcgttttcaactgaaatcgagtgataaaaagCTCAACAGaatgtgagcaagcaagtttctatcaacagttttacataataagttgtttaattattgaaaatcagCTAATCAGCtaaaacatacgagaatttcccctacttagAGATTCCATTAATTAAGCTTCcttgactgaaaagtccgtcggacgttcgtcgtttgtcgtccgtgcaatcgtacgacgtcgcacgacaatgtcgcgcGACTTTCGCATGAATGTcagacgtttttgcaccaaaatgtcgtatttgtcgtacgatcgataatcgaaattgttcgacattgtcgtacgacattcgaccgacgtcgcacggttttgttatttaggatgtcgtgcctttgtcgtgtgctgtcatttcggtattttgaggttattttcaaaataaaattcactttgtttatgtttttgattatgTTTATTCATTTGTATTAGTTTGCACTGGCCTGGcactttgtttttgaaatatttactaTCACTGCAGccataattttcttaatttcgcTTAAGGGCGGGATTGGCCGTTGCACAAGAAGGAAATACAAACCGACTCCTTTTGGTCCGACGATGGCCGACCACTTTTGGAAAGGTTCTGCTTGTCTACCCTTCCAATGTTCGAGTGCTGCCCCGTGGGAAGTTTGTCCACCTCGATCGCCTTCACCCGGAGGATGTTCTCGGCCGGAAGTATCTCCAGGAAGAAGACTGAGTTTTGATAATGGCGCTTTTGAGATTCCGCTAGAAGTCCAACACCACCAACGCATTTTCATTGTCCTTTTCCTCTTGCTAGTCCACGTCCAGCAAAGGCACTCTGGAAACTGTTTGTACAGAACTGGAacgaataaaataatttaaaaaaaagcagaattcaagaacttaaaaattttaagacatgacgtgttttataaatattttgcatttcaaaattttgagaaagaaagattcatgttttgaaatttaaaaagctgACTTTTATCAGAATtgttgtgtttaaaaaaatgaaacatgttttgtttgattttattgtGGGTAGCAGTGAGGTTCTGATGTAtccaatgacaaaaataaaatattttcgaaatgccgttgcaaatatttttcaaagttaatatcaaagttataaataatatttataaaaaaaccttaaatatttgaaatcacaaaattgtaaaacagaaaaatagataaaattaaaaacttattaTCTagtttattattgtattttttagaattaCAAACCTCAAGATATTAGGAATCAGAAATTAATAcgaagaattttaaaagtattaagACTTTCAAGAGTTTTTAAACTTCTAAATTATTTGGAATATAAAAACTTGAagaattaaaatacaatttttcagaATATCAGAATGTAGGATTTTCGAATGCTAGATTTTGAGAGTTctgtaaattcgaaaatttcacaattttagaaTCTAAGAATTGTATTATGTTAgtagtttatgtttatgttagtAATTTAgagttttagcatttttttgatgCCAGAATATATGTTATCTTGAGAATTTTATTAGAACTaggatctttaattttttttcaaattcttaagaTTATGAATAACCTTGAATTTTCTCATTTCAAGAtttaatggttttttaaactatgcaatttgaagaatttgaaaagaagcaAGGAAttgtggaaatttaaaaatttaagaatgttggaattttttaacttgaaatttttatatattttttaattaaaaataaaaatttatggaattttagATTGATAgtattaggaatttaagaatcctcgattattttaatttaggatttcagaagttaagaatttggaattttaagaatttttagttatttatttcagaacgaaagagttatattttttttatttttggattttaaaattttaaatatatcatttaatctccaaattttaaaaaaactaaatctttttagaatttttgaaataaggatttcagaagttaagaattttgaaatttttagaattattaaatgaaaaaatcctcaattcaaaattgtacaatttcaaatttgaatatttttcttcgccgaattattggttttatgtttatgtttagtttTGCGTCATACAAACGCACTCCCAACACACCTCATCCAAAACACTACTCACCGGTTCCATTAACAAATTCTGGCTGTTTAGAAACGTCGCGGGAGTTTATTATTCCGTCCTCCTCCATCTTTTTATTCACGCGGAACAGCGATTGACTCCCGAGCTTGAATGTTCCGTCTCCCTCCTTCTGTTTCCGACACATTCAACACTCGGACACTCCTTCTCctttggaaatgcaacttccgCGGAAAGCAAAACACCAATCCGCTTTCTCAATCGcagaccgattccttccgataCCGTCCTCCGGCATAGTCCATGGACATGGCCCACTGAATTAACGATATGTCCCGTCTTCGTCCTTCACCGCCACGAAAACCGAAATCTGGAAATCCAGAACATAAGACTATGATTTGGCCGTTCGCCACTCCAGCCGAAACTTTCCGGAAAAGTAACACAACTTACCAAAATCCTCCAGTAGCCCAACAGCAACGACAACTGGTTCAATTCGGTTGAAATCAAGTCCAAACAagatcaactgaagagaactgtcaaactgtttgcgtcgacgaaaatcgtgacgtcgaaATTAAGGAAAATCaatggaaaaaacaatgtcgcgcatgtcgagtgtttgtcgtgcGTTCGTCGtcttttcgaccaatcgatatcgaaacggtaaaatcaaaaccgtgcgacaactcgtacgacgtgcgacatttttcaaacagggattAAAGGAACACAGCAGAATTCGTCAGAATGTAAAGCGCCGAAATGTAGGCAACCATTGAAAGCTTTTCGTTCCTCTTGCCAGAATAGGGGGAGTCAGGCAACATATTGAATAGATTACGATGATGTTGTGTTTTgaaatatggtaattttttgaATGTCGGTAATTTATTCCTTGTTGTGCGAAAATCTTGCAACCCTTTCAAATACTACAAATAAAGCAGCTTAGTTTGTATAAAAGTTACGGAAATTGCGGAAGTTCCATAacttatatattttttcgataaaagtgtgattaaaattaaattgtgaAAAAGGCACGAACCACCTAATTGAGAGTATAGTTATTAAAATCCATGATCTTCATCAACAATTCAATCGGCTATTATTGGCTtggattgaaaacaaaaaaatagtaatgcAGAATTATTGTTTGCCACTAGAACAGATTTAATTGACAGCACGAATCATCATTCTAGACTTTTTGAGACTATACTCATTTGGACGAAATGATCTCCAGTACATTCCTGTTCCGTTTTGACCCTGCATATATCTTCCATTCAAGTTGCTGCAAATTAATAAGAAAACATCAGCGTATTTTGCTACCGATAAAAATCGACAAAGATTTACCTAATGTGGCAATTCTTGTACCACCACGCTCCGTACCACATGGAAGCACAATTATCCGGATAAATATCGTTATCGGCATCAAAAGTACTAAATTTCATTCCGCGATGGTGATCCAGTGAGTCCCCAGCACTTCCGCTGAACGTTCCCAAATTCCTCAGCAGATA
Protein-coding sequences here:
- the LOC119765945 gene encoding microfibril-associated glycoprotein 4-like, whose protein sequence is MREGKSLQVLFYFAIWQFTSTFSAESPNQSDVSARNLNFNLPQTCSQSTQQNSGIQLTHPQPGFSEPFGVFCDQEYEGGGWIVIQNRFNGSVHFYRDWNDYERGFGNLNGEFWLGLSKIHELTYSRRYELLVLLEDWEGVQAVARYSDFLVAGPKEKYMLRSLGNFSGSAGDSLMEYHLGMKFSTFDNNNDLSPDGNCAIGWYGAWWYRLCHRRI